A window of Methylomonas sp. MK1 contains these coding sequences:
- a CDS encoding MerR family transcriptional regulator translates to MSPLTIGKLAKQTEVTIETIRHYQRIGLLTEPAKPDGGYRVYSADAIARIRFIKRAQQAGFTLKEIATLLSLDGAHCTDVRQLAEQKCQQIDQHIMDLTVLRQVLESLVNDCQQTAPAAHCAILDAFGDDASSQP, encoded by the coding sequence ATGTCGCCTTTAACCATTGGCAAACTTGCCAAACAAACCGAAGTCACTATCGAGACCATCCGTCACTATCAACGTATTGGTTTACTGACGGAACCCGCGAAACCAGACGGCGGTTATCGAGTTTATTCAGCTGATGCGATTGCCAGAATTCGCTTTATCAAACGCGCTCAACAAGCCGGGTTTACCTTGAAGGAAATTGCCACCTTGTTATCGCTTGATGGGGCGCACTGTACTGATGTTCGACAACTCGCCGAACAGAAATGCCAGCAGATCGATCAACATATCATGGATTTAACCGTTCTCCGGCAGGTATTGGAAAGTCTGGTCAACGACTGTCAACAGACAGCTCCAGCCGCTCATTGCGCTATTCTCGATGCGTTTGGCGATGATGCATCATCCCAACCCTGA
- a CDS encoding heavy metal translocating P-type ATPase, with translation MSTCKPSEKTGCCPGEQQDSHPSTASNSSSGLTFKIEGLDCAEEVATLKSAIGPLVGGSDKLAFDVLNGRMTLLSDAEPVTEKTIIKAVAATGMTAARWQAGQTDADAQQLHRSKTVYTVLSGVFIVVGMLIHIAIAGGFVDIQTVFSSAKNGTLQWDVVTHYLHSLLNAHAQQAMPLPEKMAFGLAMACGARHVIVKAFYALKRLRADMNLLMTIAVIGAMFIDEWFEAATVSFLFALSLAIESWSIGRARHAVEALLDLAPSTVTIKDEIGLECVVPAAEVNIGTRFILAPGAKIPLDGNVIAGFSSVNQAPITGESMPVAKQVGDEVFAGSINVEGTLEIRSTKLVSDTTLAQITRLVGEAHGKRAEVEQWVEKFARIYTPVVMLVALAMCIIPPLFFEGSWNEWFYHALVLLVIACPCALVISTPVSIVAALACAARQGILIKGGIYIETPAHLNAIAFDKTGTLTSGEPIVTGVYPFNGHNEEDLLSRAAALETRSNHPLAKAILRHTEQLGINVASADNVKVLPGKGVTGLFNGTDFWLGSRRYLLERSQEIPEISEKAIAIEQTGQTVIAIGNDRHICGLIAVADQPRAEIKSILQALRQTGIKHLVMLTGDNRVTANNIAAQIGIDEVHAELLPADKVEIVSQMVEQYGQVAMIGDGVNDAPALGRANLGIAMGVLGSDAAIEIADIALMGDDLSKLPWLLGHSKRTLAIIRQNITFALMIKAAFAVLAFAGVATLWEAIAADMGASFLVVANGLRLLHPKNTAFK, from the coding sequence ATGAGTACCTGTAAGCCATCAGAAAAAACCGGTTGTTGTCCTGGCGAGCAGCAGGATAGTCACCCGTCAACGGCATCAAACTCATCGAGTGGCCTGACGTTCAAAATCGAGGGACTGGATTGCGCCGAAGAGGTCGCTACGTTGAAAAGCGCGATAGGTCCGCTTGTGGGGGGCAGTGACAAACTGGCATTTGATGTTTTAAACGGGCGAATGACACTATTGTCTGATGCCGAGCCCGTGACGGAAAAAACGATCATCAAAGCCGTGGCTGCAACGGGTATGACCGCCGCTCGCTGGCAAGCAGGTCAGACCGATGCAGATGCCCAGCAACTGCACCGTTCGAAGACCGTTTATACCGTGCTTAGCGGTGTATTTATCGTGGTCGGCATGTTGATTCATATCGCCATAGCCGGCGGCTTTGTGGATATTCAAACGGTTTTCAGCTCGGCAAAAAACGGAACCCTGCAATGGGACGTGGTCACTCACTACCTGCATAGCTTGCTGAATGCGCATGCTCAGCAGGCAATGCCTTTGCCTGAAAAAATGGCCTTTGGTTTAGCGATGGCTTGCGGTGCTCGGCATGTGATTGTAAAGGCGTTTTATGCCTTGAAACGCTTACGGGCGGATATGAACTTGCTGATGACGATTGCGGTTATCGGTGCGATGTTCATTGATGAATGGTTTGAGGCGGCAACCGTCAGTTTTTTGTTTGCCCTGTCTCTGGCGATTGAAAGCTGGAGTATTGGCCGTGCCCGTCATGCCGTTGAAGCCTTGCTGGATTTAGCCCCCTCGACGGTGACTATCAAAGATGAAATCGGCCTGGAATGTGTGGTACCTGCCGCAGAAGTCAATATAGGTACCCGTTTCATATTAGCGCCTGGCGCTAAAATCCCCCTGGATGGCAACGTAATTGCCGGTTTCAGTTCAGTCAATCAGGCGCCGATTACCGGTGAAAGTATGCCGGTTGCCAAGCAAGTGGGTGACGAGGTGTTTGCCGGCAGCATTAATGTTGAAGGCACATTGGAAATCCGATCCACCAAGCTGGTTTCGGATACCACCTTGGCACAGATTACCCGTCTGGTCGGCGAAGCCCATGGTAAACGAGCCGAGGTCGAGCAATGGGTGGAGAAATTTGCACGAATTTATACCCCGGTAGTGATGCTGGTGGCGTTGGCGATGTGCATCATTCCGCCCTTGTTTTTCGAAGGCAGCTGGAACGAATGGTTTTACCATGCCTTAGTGTTGCTAGTCATTGCCTGCCCCTGTGCATTGGTCATTTCGACACCGGTGAGCATTGTCGCGGCACTGGCATGTGCAGCCCGACAAGGCATTCTGATCAAAGGTGGCATTTATATCGAAACACCTGCCCATCTCAATGCGATTGCCTTTGATAAAACCGGTACGCTAACCTCTGGTGAACCCATCGTCACGGGGGTTTATCCTTTTAATGGTCATAACGAAGAAGACCTGTTAAGTCGCGCCGCTGCACTGGAAACGCGAAGCAATCATCCGTTGGCTAAAGCCATTTTACGCCACACGGAACAGCTCGGTATCAACGTGGCCAGCGCAGACAATGTGAAGGTTTTACCAGGTAAAGGTGTCACCGGATTATTTAATGGCACGGATTTTTGGTTGGGATCGCGTCGTTATCTATTGGAACGTAGCCAAGAAATCCCGGAAATCAGTGAAAAAGCGATTGCCATTGAACAAACAGGGCAAACCGTGATTGCCATTGGCAATGATCGGCATATTTGCGGCCTCATCGCCGTTGCCGACCAGCCTCGCGCTGAAATCAAATCGATTTTGCAAGCGCTGAGGCAGACAGGCATCAAACATCTGGTCATGTTGACCGGTGACAATCGGGTGACGGCCAATAACATCGCGGCCCAAATTGGCATCGATGAGGTACACGCCGAACTATTGCCCGCCGATAAAGTGGAGATCGTCAGTCAAATGGTCGAACAATACGGACAGGTGGCGATGATCGGTGATGGTGTCAACGACGCACCTGCGCTGGGACGGGCTAACCTGGGAATTGCTATGGGGGTGCTAGGGTCGGATGCGGCTATTGAAATAGCCGATATTGCCCTGATGGGTGATGACCTTTCCAAACTGCCTTGGCTGCTTGGGCATTCCAAACGAACGCTGGCTATTATTCGACAAAATATTACTTTTGCGCTGATGATCAAAGCCGCGTTCGCCGTCTTAGCCTTTGCTGGTGTGGCGACCTTATGGGAAGCCATTGCTGCGGATATGGGCGCTTCCTTCTTGGTCGTTGCCAACGGACTGAGATTACTACACCCCAAAAATACAGCTTTTAAGTAG
- a CDS encoding CusA/CzcA family heavy metal efflux RND transporter, translating to MFERLIRLAIEHRWLVILAVLGMAGLGIFNYTILPIDAVPDITNVQVQINTTAPGYSPLETEQRITYPIETVMAGLPNLEQTRSLSRYGLSQVTVIFQDGTDVYFARQLVNQRIQEAKDKMPAGITPAMGPISTGLGEIYLWIVEAQEGAKKPDGSPYTATDLREIQDWIIKPQLRNVPGVTEINSIGGYAKQYQVAPIPEKLASYGLTLQDIVTALDRNNNNVGAGYIEKRGEQYLIRAPGQVHSMEDIRNIILGNVQGVPIRIRDVGEVEIGRELRTGAATENGREMVLGTVFMLIGQNSRAVSQAVDKKMADINRTLPEGVQAVTVYDRTVLVDKAINTVKKNLTEGAILVIVILFLFLGNIRAAIITAMVIPLSMLFTFTGMVTYQVSANLMSLGALDFGVIIDGAVVIVENCVRRLAHAQEQHGRSLTRHERFHEVFTASKEARRALLFGQLIIMVVYLPIFALTGVEGKMFHPMAFTVVIALVGAMILSVTFIPAAVALFIGDKVAEKDNVVMQTAKRVYAPVLIGVMRNKPVVLTFTLVAVMLSGLLATRMGSEFVPSLNEGDFAIQALRIPGTSLSQSVTMQQQIEATLKQQFPEIERIFARTGTAEIASDPMPPNISDGYIMLKPREQWPEPDKSRDDLLAAIQAAANKLPGNLYEFSQPIQLRFNELISGVRSDVAVKVFGDDMDVLNDTATEISAVMEAIPGASEVKVEQTTGLPMLTLNIDRDKTSRYGLNVGDVQDAVATAIGGTEAGTLFEGDRRFDIIVRLPESLRSNLDAINRLPISLPRGQNRDGQTSYIPLAEVASLEMAPGPNQISRENGKRRIVISANVRGRDIGSFVAEAEQKLQQKVKIPSGYWTSWGGQFEQLQSAAHRLQIVVPVALILVFTLLFMMFGNAKDGLLVFSGIPFALTGGLVALWLRDIPMSISAAVGFIALSGVAVLNGLVMIAFIRSLRDEGMSLDKAIVEGALTRLRPVLMTALVASFGFVPMAIATGTGAEVQRPLATVVIGGILSSTMLTLLVLPILYWLAHRNDQPVKPIIPEIVQIDSHED from the coding sequence ATGTTTGAACGACTCATTCGTCTAGCGATCGAGCATCGCTGGCTGGTTATCCTGGCCGTGCTCGGTATGGCAGGGTTAGGTATCTTCAATTACACGATTCTGCCCATCGACGCCGTGCCGGACATCACCAATGTTCAGGTACAAATTAATACCACGGCGCCAGGTTACTCGCCGTTGGAAACCGAACAGCGGATCACTTACCCCATCGAAACCGTCATGGCCGGCCTGCCTAATCTGGAGCAAACCCGGTCGCTATCACGTTACGGCTTATCGCAGGTCACTGTGATTTTCCAGGACGGCACCGATGTCTATTTCGCCCGGCAATTGGTGAATCAACGTATTCAAGAAGCCAAGGATAAAATGCCTGCCGGTATCACGCCGGCGATGGGTCCCATTTCCACCGGTCTTGGGGAAATCTATTTATGGATAGTCGAAGCCCAAGAGGGAGCCAAAAAACCGGACGGTTCGCCTTACACCGCAACCGATCTGCGTGAAATCCAGGACTGGATTATCAAACCGCAGCTGCGCAACGTGCCGGGTGTCACCGAAATCAATTCCATTGGCGGCTACGCCAAACAATATCAGGTGGCACCGATTCCGGAAAAACTCGCGTCCTACGGCCTGACCTTGCAAGACATTGTTACCGCGCTGGATCGCAATAACAATAATGTCGGTGCCGGCTACATTGAAAAGCGTGGCGAACAATATCTGATTCGTGCGCCGGGCCAAGTGCATTCGATGGAAGATATTCGCAACATCATTCTGGGCAATGTCCAGGGCGTACCCATTCGGATTCGCGATGTCGGCGAGGTCGAAATCGGCCGAGAACTACGCACCGGCGCTGCGACCGAAAATGGCCGAGAGATGGTATTGGGCACGGTCTTTATGCTGATCGGTCAGAATAGCCGCGCCGTCTCGCAAGCGGTCGACAAAAAGATGGCAGACATCAACCGCACCTTGCCCGAAGGAGTGCAGGCCGTGACGGTCTATGACCGGACGGTATTGGTCGATAAAGCCATCAATACGGTTAAAAAGAACTTAACCGAAGGGGCGATTCTGGTCATTGTGATTCTGTTTCTGTTCCTCGGCAATATTCGTGCGGCCATCATTACCGCCATGGTCATACCGTTATCGATGTTGTTTACGTTTACCGGCATGGTCACGTACCAGGTTAGTGCTAACTTGATGAGTCTGGGTGCTCTTGACTTTGGTGTGATCATCGACGGCGCGGTGGTGATCGTCGAAAACTGTGTGCGAAGGCTGGCCCATGCCCAGGAACAGCATGGACGTTCGCTAACGCGTCATGAACGATTTCATGAGGTGTTTACAGCATCGAAAGAAGCACGGCGGGCTCTGTTATTTGGCCAGTTGATCATCATGGTCGTGTATTTGCCCATCTTCGCGCTAACGGGGGTGGAAGGCAAAATGTTTCATCCGATGGCGTTTACTGTGGTGATTGCCTTGGTCGGTGCCATGATACTGTCGGTGACCTTTATTCCGGCCGCTGTGGCACTGTTTATCGGCGATAAAGTCGCCGAAAAGGATAATGTGGTGATGCAGACCGCCAAGCGGGTGTATGCCCCTGTTTTAATCGGCGTGATGCGCAACAAGCCAGTGGTGCTCACTTTTACCCTGGTCGCCGTGATGTTATCGGGTCTGCTGGCAACGCGGATGGGCAGCGAGTTCGTACCGAGTTTGAATGAAGGCGATTTCGCCATTCAGGCACTACGCATTCCCGGCACCAGTTTGTCGCAATCGGTCACCATGCAGCAGCAAATTGAAGCGACGCTGAAACAGCAATTTCCGGAAATCGAGCGCATATTCGCGCGAACCGGCACCGCCGAGATCGCATCCGACCCCATGCCGCCCAATATCTCGGACGGTTACATCATGCTCAAGCCACGCGAGCAATGGCCTGAACCCGATAAATCACGCGACGACCTGCTGGCCGCAATCCAAGCGGCGGCCAACAAACTACCCGGAAACCTCTACGAGTTTTCCCAGCCTATCCAGTTGCGCTTCAATGAACTGATTTCCGGGGTGCGTAGCGATGTGGCCGTCAAAGTGTTCGGCGATGATATGGACGTCTTGAACGACACCGCGACTGAAATCTCGGCGGTCATGGAAGCGATTCCCGGTGCATCCGAAGTTAAAGTCGAGCAAACCACCGGCTTGCCGATGCTGACTCTGAATATCGACCGGGACAAAACCTCACGCTACGGCTTAAACGTGGGCGATGTGCAGGATGCGGTGGCGACCGCGATTGGCGGCACTGAAGCCGGCACCTTGTTTGAGGGCGACCGGCGTTTCGATATTATCGTGCGTCTGCCGGAGAGCCTGCGCAGCAATTTGGATGCCATCAACCGCTTGCCTATCTCATTGCCGCGCGGGCAAAACCGAGACGGACAAACCAGCTATATCCCACTGGCTGAAGTAGCCAGTCTGGAAATGGCCCCCGGCCCGAATCAAATCAGCCGCGAGAACGGTAAGCGCCGAATCGTCATCAGTGCCAACGTGCGAGGCCGAGACATCGGCTCCTTTGTCGCCGAGGCTGAACAAAAGCTGCAACAGAAAGTCAAAATTCCATCCGGTTATTGGACCAGTTGGGGGGGACAGTTCGAACAGTTGCAATCGGCTGCCCATCGCTTACAGATTGTGGTGCCTGTGGCGTTAATTCTGGTTTTTACGCTACTGTTCATGATGTTTGGCAACGCCAAGGACGGTTTGCTGGTGTTTAGCGGTATCCCCTTTGCGTTGACCGGTGGCTTGGTCGCACTTTGGTTGCGCGATATTCCGATGTCGATTTCAGCGGCAGTGGGATTCATCGCTTTGTCGGGTGTAGCGGTACTGAACGGTCTGGTGATGATTGCCTTTATCCGCAGCCTCCGTGACGAAGGCATGTCGCTGGATAAAGCGATTGTAGAGGGTGCTTTGACACGACTGCGGCCGGTGCTGATGACCGCATTGGTGGCCTCGTTCGGTTTCGTACCGATGGCAATCGCCACCGGTACCGGCGCAGAAGTCCAGCGCCCGCTGGCCACCGTGGTGATAGGCGGCATCCTGTCGTCAACGATGCTGACTTTGTTGGTATTACCGATTCTATACTGGCTCGCGCACCGCAATGATCAACCCGTAAAGCCCATCATTCCGGAAATTGTGCAGATTGATTCCCATGAGGATTAA
- a CDS encoding putative iron-sulfur cluster-binding metallochaperone, translating into MPPMSDCCCSANTKQICPECGSTCKSVGMSTLYHQVRFPENQSLITDSYYFCPAKTCSIAYFSNAGNTIPKQHLRSYKAIQNDALCYCFDIEAEQYLSALKDHQAEPIKAFVMQRTQAGECACEIRNPSGQCCLVNFKRLENEHNTDV; encoded by the coding sequence ATGCCACCTATGTCTGATTGCTGCTGCTCTGCCAATACCAAACAGATTTGTCCGGAATGCGGTTCCACTTGTAAAAGTGTCGGTATGTCTACGCTTTATCATCAGGTTAGGTTTCCCGAGAATCAGTCGCTTATCACTGATAGCTATTATTTTTGCCCTGCAAAAACATGTTCAATTGCTTACTTCTCCAACGCGGGTAACACTATTCCCAAACAGCATTTACGAAGCTATAAAGCGATTCAAAACGACGCGCTTTGTTACTGTTTTGATATTGAAGCCGAGCAGTATTTATCGGCGTTAAAAGACCACCAGGCAGAACCGATCAAAGCTTTCGTCATGCAACGCACTCAAGCCGGGGAATGTGCTTGTGAAATTAGAAACCCATCGGGCCAATGTTGTTTAGTGAATTTCAAGCGTTTAGAAAATGAGCACAATACAGATGTCTAA
- a CDS encoding YnfA family protein — protein MLEIKTILLFLVTAVAEIVGCYLPYLWLTQGKSPWLLVPAAISLAAFAWLLSLHPTAAGRIYAAYGGVYIFVAIVWLWLVDGIKPSVWDIVGSSVALVGMSIIMFAPRDA, from the coding sequence ATGCTTGAAATCAAAACCATTCTGCTATTTCTGGTAACCGCTGTGGCCGAAATTGTCGGATGTTACCTGCCTTATCTATGGCTTACTCAGGGCAAAAGCCCGTGGCTTCTAGTCCCTGCCGCAATAAGTCTCGCTGCTTTCGCTTGGCTATTATCTTTACATCCTACTGCGGCAGGACGGATTTACGCGGCCTATGGTGGCGTCTATATTTTTGTTGCTATCGTTTGGCTCTGGTTAGTTGATGGCATTAAACCCAGTGTATGGGATATTGTTGGCTCTTCAGTTGCGCTAGTCGGCATGTCAATAATTATGTTTGCACCCAGAGATGCATAA
- a CDS encoding TolC family protein: MSSNYVRPLGVALCLLITTCQVDASPTNTTQSLSDQTSNNPNRPAAEEPTGSLVLSQALALALTQNPELSAFSWESRAQEAATLQAGLFPNPTFNANAANFGNQVIKGFDGDVVTLELSQLIELGGKRTARIEAAALTKQLADWDYEAKRADILTQVTQAFIDVLTAQQRLTLTQQTHELANQTTVTTTARVQAGKVSPVEETKAKVARASVQIELMRSQKELEAARKRLAAGWGSTTPRFETVSGNLENIQVPVSLDSLAQRLSKNPDLARWATEITQRQALITMEKSKAVPDVTATVGASKYLMPNDYALVVGFSVPLPVFDRNQGRIQEAEHRLTKAEDELRSAEVRIATALNTAYQALDTAHLEIITLQQDILPGAQSAYDAACEGYRLGKFGFLDVLDAQRTLFSAKNQYLLALAEYHKSVANVERLVGSSINETATNSPSEVSQ, encoded by the coding sequence ATGTCCTCAAATTATGTGCGGCCTCTTGGCGTTGCACTGTGTTTATTGATCACAACTTGTCAGGTCGATGCGAGTCCGACAAACACTACGCAATCGCTAAGTGATCAGACCTCAAACAATCCTAATCGTCCGGCCGCTGAGGAACCGACTGGCTCCCTGGTTTTGTCCCAAGCGCTTGCCTTAGCGCTAACCCAAAACCCGGAACTGTCGGCCTTTTCCTGGGAGAGCCGCGCACAGGAAGCCGCCACCCTCCAAGCGGGCTTGTTTCCCAATCCCACCTTCAATGCCAATGCGGCGAACTTTGGTAATCAGGTCATCAAGGGCTTCGATGGTGATGTCGTCACCTTGGAACTCAGCCAATTGATCGAGTTGGGCGGTAAGCGTACCGCACGCATCGAAGCTGCCGCGCTGACCAAGCAACTCGCCGATTGGGATTATGAAGCCAAGCGGGCCGATATACTGACTCAAGTGACGCAAGCCTTTATTGATGTGCTGACGGCGCAACAGCGCCTGACACTAACCCAGCAAACGCACGAGTTGGCGAATCAAACGACCGTAACAACCACGGCACGAGTGCAGGCAGGCAAGGTATCACCCGTCGAAGAAACCAAGGCCAAAGTTGCTCGTGCTTCGGTGCAAATTGAGCTGATGCGGTCTCAAAAGGAACTGGAAGCCGCCCGCAAGCGTTTAGCGGCTGGCTGGGGTAGCACGACACCGCGTTTTGAGACGGTGAGCGGAAATTTGGAAAACATCCAAGTACCCGTGTCCCTGGATTCATTGGCGCAACGCCTCTCCAAAAATCCCGATTTAGCCCGTTGGGCCACCGAAATTACCCAACGCCAGGCACTCATCACGATGGAAAAGTCCAAAGCCGTCCCGGATGTGACCGCGACCGTCGGCGCCAGTAAATATCTGATGCCCAATGATTACGCCTTAGTCGTGGGTTTTTCGGTGCCCTTGCCAGTATTTGATCGCAATCAAGGGCGTATTCAAGAGGCCGAACATCGCTTGACCAAAGCGGAAGACGAATTGCGTAGCGCAGAGGTACGCATCGCCACGGCCTTGAACACCGCCTATCAAGCCCTGGATACCGCCCATTTGGAAATCATCACGTTGCAGCAAGACATTTTACCGGGGGCCCAAAGTGCTTATGACGCCGCCTGCGAAGGTTATCGCTTGGGTAAGTTTGGGTTTCTCGACGTACTCGATGCACAGCGCACCCTGTTTAGCGCCAAAAATCAGTATTTACTGGCCTTGGCCGAATATCACAAGTCCGTGGCCAACGTGGAACGTTTGGTCGGCAGCAGCATAAACGAGACAGCGACAAATAGCCCATCAGAGGTATCTCAGTGA
- a CDS encoding MerT/CopZ fusion-like heavy metal transport selenoprotein, protein MNTDPETPIKTSSWMSIGALLAAVGASVCCVGPFLLLSLGIGGAWISTLTAMAPARPFFIILTLIFVVLGYRKLYLTPDRCAVGEICSTTDNQRRQLLLFWLGSAFILMLLAFPWVAPFFMAUENSDMTIKSGLLLISLLLPATLWMPVAYAETTEALPNQQQMVTLKLENMTCAMCIVTIKKALQKVEGVQKVAVDYDAKTAEVTFDGKKTNSAALIKATTDAGYPGSLATPITQ, encoded by the coding sequence ATGAATACAGACCCTGAAACACCCATAAAAACCTCGTCATGGATGAGTATCGGCGCCCTTTTAGCTGCTGTAGGGGCTTCGGTCTGCTGTGTCGGGCCATTTTTACTGTTGTCGTTGGGTATTGGCGGTGCGTGGATCAGCACATTGACGGCTATGGCACCGGCTCGGCCATTTTTCATTATCCTGACCCTGATTTTTGTAGTACTCGGCTATCGAAAACTCTATCTGACGCCTGATCGCTGTGCGGTAGGTGAAATCTGCTCCACAACCGACAACCAACGCCGACAGCTCCTACTGTTTTGGCTGGGTTCCGCATTCATTTTGATGTTGCTGGCTTTTCCCTGGGTAGCGCCTTTTTTCATGGCTTGAGAGAATTCCGATATGACCATTAAATCCGGATTATTACTGATAAGTTTGTTGTTGCCGGCCACTTTATGGATGCCAGTGGCCTATGCTGAAACCACAGAGGCACTGCCAAACCAACAACAAATGGTGACACTGAAGTTAGAGAATATGACCTGCGCCATGTGCATAGTCACCATCAAAAAAGCCCTGCAGAAAGTTGAAGGCGTACAAAAAGTGGCTGTCGATTACGATGCCAAAACGGCCGAGGTTACTTTCGACGGCAAAAAAACCAATAGCGCCGCCTTGATCAAAGCCACGACCGATGCCGGTTATCCGGGTTCTCTGGCCACGCCTATTACCCAATAA
- a CDS encoding efflux RND transporter periplasmic adaptor subunit has translation MNNISKNQLIAIAAIILLGLLLSVFILSIDKSMPEGEEHGEESHAAAKVDSAEGDDDHGHADEAKQAQGPHGGDVYSDGDFKLEIVLSEEGGEPRFRVYPFNQDKPLQPVADQLSVQLKRPSGEQQRIEFEPEKAYWQSIQAIDEPHVFEANVTARHDGQTLQFAFSKEEGKVALTDQQIAETGISIQTAGAAHIISSVTLPGEIRFNEDKTSHVVPRLAGVVESISANLGQQVKKGQIIAVIASTVLSEQRSELLSAQKRLELARSTFAREKHLWEDKISAEQDYQQARQAMQEMEIAVHNAQQKLIALGASPAASASGGALNRYEIRAPFDGMVVEKHIAMGEAVKEDASIFTITDLSSVWAEIIVSAKDLNVVQVGKQVNIKATAFDSSAIGTLSYVGALMGEQTRTATARVTLDNPQMAWRPGLFITVELPTKESEVPVAVAADAIQMIKNKPATFIRVPGGFIAQPVTTGLSDGKVTEIVTGLMPGTEYAVNGSFVIKSEQGKSSAEHSH, from the coding sequence GTGAACAATATCAGCAAAAATCAATTGATCGCTATCGCCGCGATTATCTTGCTCGGCCTATTGCTAAGTGTATTTATTCTGAGCATCGACAAATCGATGCCGGAAGGTGAGGAACACGGCGAAGAAAGCCATGCAGCGGCTAAAGTAGATAGCGCCGAAGGCGATGATGACCATGGACATGCCGATGAAGCCAAGCAGGCCCAAGGCCCGCACGGTGGTGATGTTTACAGCGACGGTGACTTTAAGCTGGAAATCGTGCTCAGCGAGGAAGGCGGGGAACCGCGCTTTCGAGTGTATCCATTCAATCAGGATAAACCGCTTCAGCCCGTTGCTGATCAACTCTCCGTGCAATTGAAACGCCCGAGCGGCGAGCAACAGCGCATCGAGTTTGAGCCTGAAAAAGCATATTGGCAAAGTATCCAGGCTATCGACGAGCCGCATGTCTTCGAAGCGAACGTGACGGCCAGACATGATGGTCAAACGCTTCAATTCGCTTTCAGTAAAGAAGAAGGCAAAGTAGCCTTGACCGATCAGCAAATCGCCGAAACCGGCATTTCGATTCAGACCGCAGGCGCGGCTCACATCATAAGCTCTGTCACCCTACCGGGTGAAATTCGCTTTAATGAAGATAAGACCTCTCATGTGGTACCGCGCTTGGCTGGTGTGGTGGAGAGTATTTCCGCCAACCTGGGCCAGCAAGTCAAAAAAGGTCAGATCATCGCCGTGATTGCCAGTACCGTGTTGTCCGAACAGCGTAGTGAATTACTGTCGGCACAAAAGCGCCTGGAATTAGCCCGCTCTACCTTTGCGCGGGAAAAGCACTTATGGGAGGACAAAATATCGGCGGAACAAGACTATCAACAAGCCCGGCAGGCGATGCAGGAAATGGAAATCGCCGTCCATAATGCCCAACAGAAATTGATAGCGCTAGGCGCAAGTCCCGCAGCATCGGCCAGCGGCGGCGCACTCAACCGCTACGAAATTCGCGCACCGTTTGACGGCATGGTGGTCGAGAAACATATCGCTATGGGAGAAGCGGTCAAGGAAGATGCCAGCATCTTCACGATTACTGACTTATCCTCCGTATGGGCCGAAATTATCGTATCGGCGAAGGATCTCAATGTCGTACAAGTTGGCAAACAGGTCAACATCAAGGCCACGGCGTTCGATTCTTCGGCAATCGGTACGCTGTCTTATGTGGGCGCATTGATGGGCGAACAAACCCGTACCGCTACCGCCCGCGTGACACTGGACAATCCGCAGATGGCCTGGCGACCTGGATTGTTTATCACGGTCGAGCTGCCTACCAAGGAAAGTGAAGTGCCGGTTGCGGTCGCGGCCGACGCCATCCAGATGATCAAAAACAAGCCGGCGACTTTTATTCGCGTACCCGGCGGCTTTATTGCTCAACCGGTCACCACTGGCCTATCGGATGGCAAAGTCACCGAGATCGTGACAGGACTGATGCCAGGCACCGAATACGCTGTCAATGGCAGCTTCGTCATTAAATCCGAGCAAGGCAAAAGCAGTGCCGAGCACTCGCATTGA